CTGGAGGATGGAGGATGCGCCGGGGGcggggcggcggaggaggcggcggcggcggtggagcgTTTCCGGGCCTCCTCGAGCTCGTCCTTGTCTTCGATCTTGACTTCGATCTTGCTGGGTTTTCTCCTCAGCATTTTGCGCGGTGCCGACGCTGCCGTCGCTCCATTCGATCGGAATAAGAGGgagttttcttttctcctagatttgacttttattccaaaataatattattttttaaaattttaattatttaaattttcagtcactttttttttaacttaatcaTTTTGATCAAAAAATCTGGTGGGCTTTTTTTGCACAACATGTGCTCGTGCGAGTTTTGCACCTTTCACGAGGGCATTTTGGTCCGAAATTTACCGTAGCCCTCAAACCGttaatatcaaaattaaaaaagaaaattcctcaATTGACGTTATCCTATACTTTTCGAGTGCAAGAAAGTGCATAATCATAAGACGTTCTGGTTGCAGCTTTCTTCCCGCATCTACAATGATTGGaagggatttttatttttacggACAAAACTACCTCCATGCCATAGACCAAAGAAAAATGAGTTTTCTAAAACCGTTAAtatcgaaataaaataaaaaaaagaattcctcAATTGACTTTATCCTACACTTAATGGTGTGCAAGAAAGTGCATAATCATAATAAGACGTCCTAATTGTAGCTTTCTTCTCGAATCTACCATGATCTTCAATCTTTGGTTTTTGGATAATATGCTCGAGAAACCTtaaacctttctttttttctttttttttttttatcgatgtAGATGAGGCAAAACTCgtgctttttaataatttttatgtgCATGAGGATAGGAGAAACGTGGTTTAGAAAAGACACAATACATTCATTGTATGCTATTGCTTCAATAATGATatgcattttataaatttatcctaaactgatatatttatgataaatttacattttcaataaatttaacaATCAAAATACTGAATTGGATGGCACTTGATACTTGACTAtcataccaatttgagattttattctcCATTTGTTACAATTATACTACTTTGTGGTTTTTTGTGACattcaatttggggttttaagtgataaaaaaaaatttgaaataaatttattataaatgtatcaatttatgatttattattattattatttagaataaatttatcataaatatattggtttgagatttttttattatcaaacaattagtttgagataaatttataataggtatattaatttgggatttttcaggatattaaatttaaaataataatgggCCGAAAACATGTGCTCATCAGCGCCAGGGCATTTTAGTTTGAAAACTACCGGGTTTTTAAAACCGttaatatcaaaattaaaataaaaaaaaaaaatcctccattGACTTTACACTATAATTCTGGCGTGCAAGAAAGTGCATAATCATGAGACGTTCTCGTTGTAGCTTTCTTCTTGCATCTGCGATGATCCTCGATCTAGATTTTCGATAATATGGTGGAGAAACCttaaccctttcttttttttcttttttttatcgatGCTGTTGAAGCAAATCTCatgctttttaataattttatgtgCACATGACGAGGATAGGAGAAacacgaattttttttttttttatagctaaAATGCCTTCAGAAAAGGTGCAATACATATATGGTGTGCTATTGCTTCAATAACGATGAGTTCAGGGGTTATTGGGTCAAAGGGATTAAGTTTATGGGATATTTTGCAACGAAGTTAGGTTTTGGAGGACTACGAGAGATGGGCGCTCTTTCGAGGgttattaaatcaatttgatcaaGTTCATGGGTAATTTGTAATGAAGTTAAAAATTGAAGGGAACTTTAAGACATCAGCAACGCTCTAATGAGTGTTTTGGAACTTTCCCCAAAAGCATTTAGTTTCATTCCAAATAGGGATAATAACACATATTGTCCAAATTTTTGTTTAATATGTAATATAGTCCATGAAATTTAACTCAATGTATAATGtgattcataaattttcaattttcaatttagtccaataCTTATATGAAAACATTAgttgttttcaattttcaatttagcctcgagctcgccggatcttgTGAAACTTAAGcttgccggcgtcggcgagcccggcgagctcgaggcttgcccgTGGCTGGTCGTTGGCTGTCGTCATGGCCGGTAGCTagctaaagaagaagaacaaaaaaaaaaaaaaaaattgaaaattatatttttaaaaataattaaaattcgattttttaaataattattttaattatcaatTAAATTTGTGTCATATAAAACTATATTAGCAATaccaattttaaatatatatatatttaattaaatgtgtCGAGTATGAGTCAAGTATGAATCGGGTCATGTATGgttcaaaaattttgtattacaataaatgggttataaacggATTAAATGAGTTGATTTGGGTTAGACTATTTATGACCCAACCCATCAGTTAAACAGGTCTAGTCAGCATATACATGTTAAGCTGTAGTAGAGTGGGAGCAGAAAAATGCTCTCCACGTTAGCTGAGGAATGTGGGTCTCATAAAAGTGGGTCTACGGTCTTTCACAGGTGTGTAGTGAATTTTCTAAACCATAATATATCAAATGAAGGGTTAACATATTACTAAATTTAATCTTGtaaataattttccatgttTTCTTGTCCCATCTTATCACTTTATATAGTCACAGCCTCCAGGAATGGCAGCTGCtgctttttaattctttttgccATACCGTCAAAACCCATTTGAAGGGTTAAAACGAACCCCCAAGAAAGTTCACCCCAACGTCCTTCTAGGGTTAACTTCTCATGTCGTTCATGGCTGATCATCGAACCCCCAAGATGTTGTCTCCATTGTCAGCAGCCCTTCTGTCATTGacttgttttgattttgctGAAGAGCCTCGCTGAATCATCATTTATCGTGTCTGAATTTGGAAACTTATCCGTGCGATATCTTGAATCAGGTAATTATCTTATTCtatatcaaattaaatattatgtcatctaATTCGATTGAGATTGTTATTGAATTCACGGATTTGAATATTGCATACCAAGGTTTTGGGGATATGcagtaaaattagaaaatttcctaatttaaacaATGTGCACATTGATGAGAATCTGATCTCAACCCCAAGATACGATTCCCATTCGCATGGAAAAATCGGCCATCTTGTCTATAATCCTTTTGATATGatgtccgtttatttatttcccaaatttgaatggatggaatatttgatgattatctTTTGCAGATTGGTGCTTATGGAACTCGACCTTCCTTCACCAAGATCTTGGCCTCTGTCAATTGGCCGGCGACGGAGTAGTCGACGGAGGCTGAGATCTTAGTGTGGCAGAGAAAGGTAGTGTGCTAGTGGTTGAACATCTCACCGTGGAGCTCGTTAGGCTTAGCGTCGATGAGGGCCAACTCGTTGGCGAGGTCCCCAATGAAAATGGTCTTAGTGATGGCCATGCCAACGTTGCTGACCTCGATGATGATGTCCGCGCTTGGAAGGCAATGGCTCCGGGGTGTTCTGGATCAACTTGAAGAAAGCTTGGGTCAAGTCCAAGCCGCTGTGGAATCGATCCACCAAGAAATAGGTTAATGATGACTCTATAATGAAATCGATATGTATGTTAATAACTTGAATCAAGttatgaattgatatgggcttgagagagtccgggttaagtctagacttagtAATCTATTTATCAATCCTACGTGGTGCACTTTGAGGTGAGGTCGTGACATATTTGACATGTGCATTGGAAGTTCTAGAACTTGTAAGTGCTACTAGTgcttaaactttcaaaaatgtaattaaattttaaaacttgtcacgaaaatgcaagtTGTTGAGGGTAGCCCAACATCTTCGGGAGTCGATTTGAAATATCCCGAAGATTGCTCATCCATATTACATAATTGGAAGGGAGTCTTATTATGGGAGGATgctgaagaggaagaaatttaaataagaattagTGTTTTTTAGGAAGAATACCGGGATATAATACTGGTGATTGCCTAAATTAGtggaatttaataaatcaaGAAAGTTTCTAATTAGGGGTGATTACCAATTAAGTAGGATTCTTAATTTGGGTGGAGGTCACCACTATAAATATAAGGATTGGatggaaatttttaaagaaCATTGTAAAATATTCCAGAGAGATATTCCAGAGAGATCACAAGAGTCTTCAACAATGTGAGTAAATACGAAAgttttttagagtttttcaaGAGAGGATGTGTTTTGTGATAGTTGTGAGAATTTATTGTGAGTGAAACACCATTAGTGTTAATTGTAATTCTTTGATTATTGTGGGGAGTTCTTGGATTAGCATACCGTGaatttttcacataaaatttttttggtattgttcttcttttcactCATATGCACTGTTATTTATGTTTTGCATATTGCACAATTCTGATAATTAGAATTCTGCTACGATCAATTGCAATCCAACTTAATTTACAACATAagtgagtcttaaaacttttaaaaagtgccattaagtcttaaaatttatcgaATTGGTCCAATCAAATCCTTTTatgattgcatttttgaaattttaaatacaCAATTGATATAGTTCATTTATCGTAGAATCCACGATCCACATCCATGATTATTGATTTCGATGGTTAGTCAAGTTTTTGTAGTATAATTATCAATATCAATGTTTCAAACTATCATTGGATGAGTGATATGCGTGAGAAGCCTGTAATATAATCACTTATCTAATTCTTcatgtttttcctttctcctcgGCAGGCTGTTGCCCATTAATTCTGTTTGTCATACCGTCCAACCCATGTGAGAGTTTCAAACTAAACACTAGGTGCGCCCAAATGCCACTCGAGTGTCAATTTCGCATGTGTTTCATTAAGTCCAGATGGGCATGGTTGACCCCAAATCTTTCTTGATCAGGGATGATGGGTTTGATAGAGACAGACGTGTTATGTTGATGTCAGTATCTGAGTTTCATTTGACATTGAATGATTCGACTGGAATAGGTAGGACGAGGAATGAACACGGCCGAAGTGAAAATTGGGGTGCGAGTCACAGAGTTAAGAACGGAGAACCCATAGACAAAGCGGCGACAAAGTGGTGCGTGAGTCAAGGTTAAAGTGGTGCCGTTTAGAATTATCCAACCGGAACCGAAAAAGCTGCTATAGATCAAGTGGATAATGAGGAACGCGAAGACTTGGAGAGGGAAAATTATAAGAAGTCAGAGTTAAGAACCTAACCAGGGGAATACGCGAGCAAAGCATTACAAAGAACTGGAAAATCTTCAAGCGGAAAGCAATAAGAATGTTTGGATCTTGAGGACCGTATGAATAGTGTTCACAATGTGGGTAAGTTTAGAATGATTTGCTCATAAAGATGGGGTTAGAACTTAAAAGAGGACATTTCCAAATGATGGTAAAGATCACATTCtccattttcatcatcatccccAAAATTGGTTTGTCATTCGCAGCTGATTTTTTGGGCATGAACAGTTCCATCAGTCATGGAGAAACATTGGTTTCTTCAGACCAAACTTTTGAGCTAGGATTCTTTACTCTTGGCAACTCTAATATGAGTTACTTGGGTATATGGTACAAGTTTAGTCCTGACACAGTTGTGTGGGTTGCTAATAGAAACAACCCGCTGGCGGATCATAAAGGTGTTCTCACATTCAACAATGCCGGCAATCTAGTTATTCTCAACCGGTTGAATGGTGTGGTTTGGTCTTCAAAGTCATCCAGGATCCTCCAAAATCCAATTGCGCAGCTCTTGGATTCGGGAAATCttgttctttgggatgacttcgTTTTGAGTTCTGATGAAACCTATTCGTGGCAAAGCTTTGATTACCCGTCCGACACGCTTTTAGCAGGCATGAAGCTGTTGTTGAACCCAAAAACGGGTCTTGAACGATGTCTCACTGCATGGAAAAGCATGGACGACCCTTCTCCGGGAGATTATGTCCATAGGTTAAACTACAATCAGGGTCTACCTCAGTTTGAAACAGTCCAACTGAATGTGCATAGAAAAATATTTCGAACAGGGCAATGGAATGGAGTCACATTTGTCGGCATTCCCAATTTGTCAAGTCCAGCTGGAGTGCCCCTGTTTGTGCAGAGTGAAACTGAGATCTCCTTCATGTTTGAGGTTCATGACAAACAACTTTTCTCGAGAATAAAATTAAACTCTCTGGGAGTGCTGCAACTGCTTGTGAATAGATCGAGAACAGCCACATTGAATGTCAAGCTCGAGTTTCCTAGTGATCCGTGCGATTTCTATGGAAGGTGTGGTGCTAATGCCATCTGTCGCTGTAGCTTGTGTGAATGTGTGAAAGGGTTCATGCCTAAGTCACCTGACAAATGGGCGGTCGGTGATTTTTCCAGTGGATGCCATAGGACAATACCCACGAATTGTTCCAAAGGAGAAGGGTTCTGGAAAATTGAAGTAGTTAAGCTGCCCGACCTGTTGGAGGTAACGCTAGATAGGAGAATGAACCTCAAGGAATGCAAGGACGTGTGCTCGAAGAATTGTTCGTGCGTGGCTTATGCTAATTCAGATGTCAGGGGAGGAGGTAGTGGCTGCCTCATgtggttcggggacttgattgaCATGAAAGCGCTCGAAGGATGGAACCGCGTGCAAAGTCTATACGTACGCCTATCAGCATCCGAACTAGGTATTCATACTAATGCTAATTGACtttgttttttctataaattattaaaatgcttGTTGTCTGGGCAAGAAAAGTTTGGAATAGTTAACCTTCgagattctttttctttactctaGATGCCACTCGGGACCACACCGGGAGGAATATAATATTAGTAGCTGCCATATTGAGTTCTATCATTGGTGGATTGCTTTTTGTCGGAGCTACACGGTGGAGTATAAAGCATAAGAAAAGGAGAATCAGGATTGGAGGTAAGCCTGGTCTTCAATCAAGTCAAATTTcgttaaaaattcaaagtagcCTTGCTTTAATTGGTTATAGGCACGCTAGTTCGTTGCCGTTGTCCTATGCTAATGCAAATCAATGCATACTACTTTGCTAGGTCTTGAAATCACAAAAGAAGACATCGATTTACCATTGTATGATTTGGCCACCATTAAAAGTGCTACGAGCAATTTCTCTATTGGCAACATGATTGGGCTTGGCGGCTTCGGTGCTGTTTATAAGGTATAGAGTTTTGTATATATCGTTGTGCACTAAACTAATGATGCATATAACAACTATGTTGCCATTTTGTATGGAAATCTTTCGACGGGACAGTTAGTAGCAGTCAAGAGGCTATCAAAATGTTCAATGCAAGGTCTTGAagagttcaagaatgaagtACTCTTGATTGCACAACTTCAACACAGAAATCTTGTTGGACTTCTAGGCTGTTGCAtcgagggagaggagagaatcTTGCTTTATGAGTACATGGAAAACAAGAGCTTGAATTACTTAATATTTGGTaagacaatttcattttttaattccCTACTGAACAATGATATTCTTTCATAGTAATATAATCTAAGCTAGCACTTTTGGTCAGTTATTGTTGAGATTGACCATGCAAATTTTGTACTATCCATAGATCAGGAAAAAAGCTTGTTGCTAACTTGGCAAAGACGGTTTGACATTATTATCGGTATTGCAAGAGGACTTCTCTATCTCCATCAGGATTCCAAACTTCAAGTAATCCACCGAGATCTTAAAGCAAGCAACATATTACTAGATGGCGacctaaaccctaaaatatCCGACTTTGGCTTGGCAAGAATCTTTGGAGCTaatgaaaaagaaggagaacaaAAAGAGTCATTGGAACTTAGTATGTCTTTTCCTTTGGTTCTTGACATGAAGCTCATTATTATAGAGAACCACAGCTTAAAAACCTTGTTTTTGTGAAATGTAGTGGCTACATGTCTCTTGAGTATGCCATGGATGGGAAATTCTCTTTGAAGTCGGACATATATAGTTTTGGTGTGCTCTTGTTGGAGATAGTTAGCGGCAAAAGGAATAGAGGATTTTCCCATCCAAGCCATCACCATAACCTTCTTAGTCATGTAAGTAAGAAGGCACTACTAGCACTAGCGTTTTATCTCTCTTTGATCTTTTACAGTCATTTAGGGTGATTTCTCAATGACCAAGGATGAGTTCCCAATTTTTCTTTAGGCATGGTTGCTTTGGAGTGATGGTAGGGCCTTGGAGATGATGGATGAATGCCTGCACAGCTCATTTGACAAAACCCAAGTGGAAAGGTGCATCCAAGTGGGATTGTTGTGTGTACAAAAATTCCCTGAAGATAGGCCAGCTATCTCATCTACAATTTATATGATACTCAATTCTGGTTTGGTCTTGCCTAAACCTAAAGAGCCCGGTTTCTTCATAGAAAGAAACTCAAAATACTCTAATGGGGCTTCATCAAAAAGCGACTCACATACACAAAATTTAATCACTTTGACTATGCTGGAGGGTCGGTAGGCATTCTATGCCATATGTGGTAGATTACTaggttttttgtgattttgtatatatatttggtttagCTGGGCCATTGCGGGTATGCTATGGCTAAGCCAGAAGAAGAGTGGGAGTtgtttaacttcttttttttttttttgggtggaaaTAGGCCTTGCTTAATTTAATAGAcgttttatgaaatttttgcaagcgaagttactttttttttttttttttttttgtcggtcctcgGTATTCCTACTCTAACGCTATTCTCAGATTTTTGCCTTGCAATGAGTCGAAACTcatttctgaaacaaaatcGTCTCCATCCTAACCccttgagaatgtggggattcgaacctcTCACATTcccctttcatgttggaagggtggccactagagTAAACTAGAGGGATGAGCGGTTCCCGGGTTCCTTACGAGTTCCGCCTAGAACCTATAACTTATCTTCGGGTACAAATTCCTCATTTtgtggaacctggaacctacccattggaatctagaacctggaacctaccctatcacagGTTTTAGGTCGGTTCTAAGGTCcaataggttcttttttttattttttcacaaaacGAAAATGAATGCAACATTAATAAACAAGCTTGTCATTTATGAGAGaatacaaaacaaataaaattgtgGGACTTTTTTCCATGGCAGCTCATTGACATGCAAGCTACTCGTCATCAAAGTTCAAACAGCAGTAGCATCATCAATGGTTAAACATCGATGGCAAAACAACAAGGTCTAGAATAAGCACtaagaaaaatttgacattcaaaAACACTAATCTCAAGTTCAGAGCATTTATGTGGAATAATATCAAGGCATTCTCTAAAATCAGCCAACTCATCATCAGCCTACTTTGAAAATTTGTGACAAAACTTATTAAAAA
This genomic stretch from Eucalyptus grandis isolate ANBG69807.140 chromosome 3, ASM1654582v1, whole genome shotgun sequence harbors:
- the LOC104438884 gene encoding G-type lectin S-receptor-like serine/threonine-protein kinase At4g27290, encoding MGLELKRGHFQMMVKITFSIFIIIPKIGLSFAADFLGMNSSISHGETLVSSDQTFELGFFTLGNSNMSYLGIWYKFSPDTVVWVANRNNPLADHKGVLTFNNAGNLVILNRLNGVVWSSKSSRILQNPIAQLLDSGNLVLWDDFVLSSDETYSWQSFDYPSDTLLAGMKLLLNPKTGLERCLTAWKSMDDPSPGDYVHRLNYNQGLPQFETVQLNVHRKIFRTGQWNGVTFVGIPNLSSPAGVPLFVQSETEISFMFEVHDKQLFSRIKLNSLGVLQLLVNRSRTATLNVKLEFPSDPCDFYGRCGANAICRCSLCECVKGFMPKSPDKWAVGDFSSGCHRTIPTNCSKGEGFWKIEVVKLPDLLEVTLDRRMNLKECKDVCSKNCSCVAYANSDVRGGGSGCLMWFGDLIDMKALEGWNRVQSLYVRLSASELGIHTNAN